A portion of the Flavobacterium limnophilum genome contains these proteins:
- the fic gene encoding protein adenylyltransferase Fic codes for MKNIDKNSLENAYRLFESDDINKIEVGTTKGLQQIHNYLFGGLYDFAGEIRKMNISKGGFRFANALYLDEILVKIEQMTENNFEEIIAKYVEMNIAHPFLEGNGRSMRIWLDMILKNRLCKVVNWQFVDKTLYLQSMERSPINDLELRTLLKENLTSDINNREIIFKGIEQSYYYEGYQKDDE; via the coding sequence ATGAAAAACATTGATAAAAACAGTTTAGAAAATGCTTATCGCTTGTTTGAATCGGATGATATTAATAAAATAGAAGTTGGTACAACCAAAGGTTTACAGCAAATTCACAATTACTTATTTGGTGGATTATATGATTTTGCGGGAGAGATACGCAAAATGAATATTTCAAAGGGAGGTTTTAGATTTGCAAACGCATTGTATTTAGATGAAATTTTGGTTAAAATAGAACAAATGACCGAGAATAATTTTGAAGAAATTATTGCAAAATATGTAGAAATGAATATTGCTCATCCTTTTCTTGAGGGTAATGGAAGGTCTATGCGAATTTGGTTGGACATGATTCTAAAAAATAGACTTTGTAAAGTTGTTAATTGGCAATTCGTGGACAAAACACTTTATTTACAATCAATGGAAAGAAGCCCAATTAACGACTTGGAGCTAAGAACTTTATTGAAAGAGAATTTAACAAGCGATATTAATAATAGGGAAATTATTTTCAAAGGAATTGAACAATCCTATTATTATGAAGGCTACCAAAAAGATGATGAATAA
- a CDS encoding DoxX family protein, with translation MGNVKNLNKWANAHTYFPVDLLRMALGVFLFSKGVTFITNLQYLQDLLSPIDKLGGGMILLHYVASAHILGGILIFFGLLTRWAIIVQLPILIGAIVINFMGEMHSQNLLLSLLTLAICISFIIYGSGKHSADYYFKMQE, from the coding sequence ATGGGCAACGTAAAAAATTTGAATAAATGGGCCAATGCGCACACTTATTTTCCGGTTGATTTGCTTCGAATGGCACTTGGAGTTTTCTTGTTTTCAAAAGGAGTCACTTTTATTACAAATCTCCAATATTTACAAGATTTATTGTCCCCGATTGACAAACTTGGAGGAGGAATGATTCTACTGCATTATGTGGCTTCAGCACACATTTTGGGTGGCATCTTGATTTTTTTTGGCTTGCTCACCAGATGGGCCATTATTGTACAATTACCCATATTGATTGGAGCCATCGTCATCAATTTTATGGGAGAAATGCACTCCCAAAACCTGTTATTATCATTGCTTACACTTGCCATCTGTATTTCTTTCATCATTTATGGAAGCGGAAAACATTCAGCGGATTACTATTTCAAAATGCAGGAATAA
- a CDS encoding acyl-CoA carboxylase subunit beta encodes MDLNFNKNEDHNKLLLSDLRHRFAKVKLGGGEKRIQKLHSEGKMTARERIDYLLDKGKSIEIGAFVGEGMYKEHGGCPSGGVVVKIGYIKGKQCIVVANDATVKAGAWFPITAKKNLRAQEIAMENRLPIIYLVDSAGVYLPLQDEIFPDKEHFGRIFRNNAIMSSMGITQISAVMGSCVAGGAYLPIMSDEALIVDKTGSIFLAGSYLVKAAIGENIDNETLGGATTHCEISGVTDYKAKDDKDALDKIKNIVDKIGDYDKAGYSRIKAEKPALDENEIYGILPKARNEQYDMMEIISRLVDNSEFEAYKDGYGQTIITGYARIDGWAVGIVANQRKVVKTKVGEMQFGGVIYSDSADKATRFIANCNQKKIPLVFLQDVTGFMVGSKSEQGGIIKDGAKMVNAVSNSVVPKFTIIVGNSYGAGNYAMCGKAYDPRLIVAWPSAELAVMGGTQAAKVLAQIEASSLKAKGEIVDEEKEKELFDKIKARYDEQTSPYYSASRLWTDAIIDPLETRNWISMGIEAANHSPIEKKFNLGVIQV; translated from the coding sequence ATGGACTTGAACTTCAATAAAAACGAAGACCACAACAAACTCCTTCTTTCCGACCTGCGTCATCGATTTGCCAAAGTAAAACTGGGCGGAGGTGAAAAACGCATTCAAAAACTACATTCCGAAGGCAAAATGACGGCGCGGGAACGCATCGATTATTTGCTGGACAAAGGAAAAAGCATTGAAATTGGAGCTTTCGTTGGCGAAGGAATGTACAAGGAACACGGTGGATGTCCATCGGGTGGTGTTGTCGTAAAAATAGGTTACATCAAGGGAAAACAATGCATTGTCGTGGCCAATGACGCCACAGTGAAAGCAGGAGCCTGGTTTCCGATTACGGCAAAGAAAAACCTGAGAGCGCAAGAAATTGCGATGGAAAACAGATTACCCATCATTTATTTGGTAGATTCGGCCGGGGTTTATTTGCCTTTGCAAGACGAAATTTTTCCGGACAAGGAACACTTTGGACGCATCTTCAGGAATAACGCTATAATGAGCAGCATGGGAATTACCCAAATTTCGGCCGTTATGGGAAGCTGTGTGGCCGGAGGAGCTTATCTCCCAATTATGAGTGACGAAGCCTTGATTGTAGACAAAACAGGAAGCATATTTTTGGCAGGAAGTTATTTGGTCAAAGCGGCCATTGGCGAAAACATTGACAACGAAACCCTTGGCGGAGCAACAACACATTGCGAAATTTCGGGAGTTACGGATTATAAAGCCAAGGACGATAAAGACGCTTTGGACAAAATAAAAAATATCGTCGACAAAATTGGCGACTATGACAAGGCCGGTTACAGCCGAATCAAGGCAGAAAAACCAGCATTGGACGAAAATGAAATCTACGGCATTTTGCCAAAAGCCCGCAACGAGCAATACGACATGATGGAAATCATCAGTCGCTTGGTGGATAATTCCGAATTTGAAGCCTACAAAGACGGTTACGGACAAACCATTATCACGGGCTACGCCAGAATTGACGGTTGGGCAGTGGGAATTGTTGCCAATCAACGAAAAGTAGTTAAAACCAAGGTAGGCGAAATGCAATTTGGCGGTGTCATTTATTCCGATTCTGCCGACAAAGCCACCCGTTTTATTGCCAATTGCAACCAGAAAAAAATCCCCTTGGTTTTCCTGCAGGACGTTACCGGGTTTATGGTGGGTTCCAAATCGGAACAAGGCGGAATCATCAAAGATGGAGCCAAAATGGTGAATGCCGTTTCCAATTCGGTGGTGCCAAAATTCACCATAATCGTTGGGAATTCGTATGGAGCAGGAAATTATGCCATGTGTGGAAAGGCATATGACCCAAGATTAATCGTGGCATGGCCAAGTGCAGAACTCGCCGTTATGGGAGGAACGCAAGCCGCCAAAGTATTGGCACAAATAGAAGCTTCTTCGCTTAAAGCCAAAGGAGAAATCGTGGACGAAGAAAAGGAAAAAGAGTTATTCGACAAAATAAAGGCAAGATACGACGAGCAAACCTCACCTTATTATTCGGCTTCCCGACTTTGGACAGACGCCATTATCGATCCATTGGAAACCAGAAATTGGATTTCTATGGGAATAGAAGCGGCAAACCATTCGCCAATTGAAAAGAAATTCAATTTGGGAGTAATACAGGTCTAG
- the lpxD gene encoding UDP-3-O-(3-hydroxymyristoyl)glucosamine N-acyltransferase: MKSYSIQEINEVLKGTIVGATSIKMTAPEQLELASASEISFIGNKKYEKFWKTSKACAAVVNEDISIEPGENRVFIKVKNADLAMSQVLELFAPPTPLFNIDVHPKAIIDKTAIIGAGSRIGAGSYIGPKVKLGENVTIYPNVTILDECTIGKNSIIWPGAVIRERCHLGSDCIIHPNATIGADGFGFRPCPERGLVKIPQIGNVILGNGVEIGANSCVDRGKFSSTVLGDGCKIDNLVQIGHNSILGKFCIMAGNSGLAGSVTLGNGVIIGGSASIKDHATIGDGAIVGAGSGVTCDVPAGKTMLGYPATDARDTLRQWAILKRLVNESKK; this comes from the coding sequence ATGAAATCCTATTCCATTCAAGAAATAAACGAAGTTTTAAAAGGCACTATTGTTGGCGCCACTTCCATAAAAATGACCGCTCCAGAACAATTGGAATTGGCCAGTGCTTCCGAGATTTCTTTCATTGGAAACAAAAAATACGAGAAGTTTTGGAAAACATCCAAAGCTTGTGCTGCCGTTGTCAACGAAGACATTTCGATTGAACCGGGAGAAAACAGGGTTTTCATCAAAGTAAAAAATGCCGATTTGGCCATGTCGCAAGTATTGGAACTTTTCGCACCGCCCACTCCTTTATTTAATATTGATGTTCATCCAAAAGCCATTATCGACAAAACGGCCATCATTGGTGCCGGAAGCCGAATTGGTGCCGGAAGCTACATTGGCCCAAAAGTAAAACTAGGCGAAAACGTGACGATTTATCCCAATGTTACCATTCTTGACGAATGCACCATCGGGAAAAACTCCATAATCTGGCCAGGCGCAGTGATTCGTGAACGTTGCCACTTGGGCAGTGATTGTATTATTCATCCCAATGCCACCATTGGAGCCGACGGTTTTGGATTTCGTCCTTGTCCTGAAAGAGGATTGGTCAAAATTCCGCAAATTGGAAACGTAATTTTGGGAAATGGAGTTGAAATTGGCGCCAATTCTTGTGTGGACAGAGGCAAATTCAGTTCGACAGTTTTGGGAGACGGTTGCAAAATTGACAATCTAGTTCAAATTGGACACAACAGCATATTGGGTAAATTTTGCATAATGGCCGGAAATTCTGGTTTGGCGGGTTCGGTAACTTTAGGAAACGGCGTAATCATTGGCGGAAGCGCCTCGATAAAAGACCATGCAACCATTGGAGACGGCGCAATTGTTGGTGCTGGTTCCGGCGTTACTTGCGATGTTCCAGCCGGAAAAACAATGTTGGGCTATCCTGCCACCGACGCTCGTGATACTTTAAGACAATGGGCAATTTTAAAACGATTGGTCAACGAATCGAAGAAATAA
- a CDS encoding phospholipase A — translation MKLVVKFTFSLLFFSFFGNAQIQALFNNKTQLRNLTERWELDTTATRGTFLITPYKPIYILLGKYSSNPNEQPRSENESPEYIIPEGINYDNVELKFQLSFKTKVLQGFLWGQADLWVAYTQKSFWQIYNTHLSRPFREINYEPEVILNFPVKFKFFGFKTRMVGIAFNHLSNGKSEPFSRSLNRIILHAGLERKNWTVYVRSWYGMSDYGSDNPDISDYMGRADLNVIYAKNGNVFSFIGGYNLNLNSNPRGSSEFSWSYPIKNNLKGFLQVSHGYGESLIDYNHLQTTFGIGISLIEWL, via the coding sequence ATGAAATTAGTTGTAAAATTTACTTTCTCCTTGTTGTTTTTTTCTTTTTTTGGCAATGCCCAGATTCAGGCTTTGTTCAACAATAAAACCCAGCTCAGGAATTTGACCGAACGTTGGGAACTGGATACCACTGCCACAAGAGGCACCTTTTTGATCACACCCTATAAACCTATTTACATCTTGCTTGGCAAATATTCGAGTAACCCTAACGAGCAACCCCGTTCGGAGAATGAAAGTCCCGAATACATAATTCCTGAAGGGATTAATTATGATAATGTGGAACTTAAATTTCAATTGAGTTTCAAGACCAAAGTATTGCAAGGTTTCCTGTGGGGACAGGCCGATTTATGGGTTGCCTATACCCAAAAATCATTTTGGCAAATTTACAATACGCATCTTTCACGTCCGTTTAGGGAAATTAATTACGAACCGGAAGTTATCCTGAATTTTCCGGTAAAATTTAAATTTTTTGGTTTCAAAACTCGAATGGTCGGGATAGCCTTCAATCATTTGTCCAACGGAAAGAGCGAACCCTTTTCCAGAAGTTTGAACCGGATTATTCTTCATGCTGGATTAGAACGTAAAAACTGGACCGTCTATGTTAGAAGCTGGTATGGAATGTCTGATTATGGTTCTGATAATCCCGATATTTCTGACTATATGGGACGTGCCGATTTGAATGTCATTTATGCCAAAAACGGGAATGTTTTTTCTTTTATTGGAGGATATAATTTGAATCTTAATTCCAATCCAAGAGGTTCGTCGGAATTCTCCTGGTCGTATCCCATTAAAAACAACTTAAAAGGATTTTTGCAGGTTTCCCACGGTTATGGCGAATCGCTTATTGATTACAATCACCTTCAAACCACCTTTGGTATTGGGATTTCCTTGATTGAATGGTTGTAG
- a CDS encoding TlpA family protein disulfide reductase translates to MKRTAIIIILVLLNSMGFAQRVIENPEFEVSNSGITHISKIELNKDATRIHIHNKFIPKWWVTFEKDIFIQLDNNVKLNVLDIEGAKFDEKITMPESGEKTIVLVFPPINDNVKKIDYNNEVFGIALVEGTKKADKSPEIPDHVSKWIDDELKKATAKPLANFSSDQFFNESTGRLIGYIKGYDIRLGFKTGIMYTRNDITNEDYPVVIEIHPDGRFEADIPLISPSYSYMVIKRQQVKFYLEPKQTLVMILDWDEFLYADRMRNSQHNFKNITFEGSLAKINEDLIGFNPKAFDYKSFSKKMKTISPQAFKEEEAIDHKKNLENLETYLNKKSISDKAKILIKNKIDLEHANHLFDFVSNRDYYAKEDLANSILKIPVENEYFDFLQKMDLNDQSFLALDDFKIFVNRLEFSKPILVYPKPNVTNTFTPEKTFEQYLEVEKIEITDNDKVLLESAKTKKFESMAAYEEFQKQFSETYKNASKAYSKKYVDPFISVPKPEKVTMEKWQLRDSIVKNVFHLEKNLVYEVIKIRSLDYDIKRSDSENAHAYWNELQKDITHPFLKKEGERIVSKQYPINSFQNNPLTDNLNRKVNINATAQQNKLPEGKATEIFKNIIKKHKGKILFIDFWATTCGPCVAGIKRMKEKRKEYKDNKDFEFVFITDESLSPLEPYNKFVGEQELENIYRLASDDYNYLRQLFKFNGIPHYVVIDKKGEVINDDFPMHNFNSLLNGILEKYN, encoded by the coding sequence ATGAAAAGAACTGCAATTATCATCATTTTAGTATTACTGAATTCAATGGGATTTGCCCAGCGGGTCATAGAAAATCCAGAATTTGAAGTTTCCAACAGCGGAATAACGCATATCTCAAAAATTGAACTAAACAAAGACGCAACAAGAATACACATCCATAATAAATTTATACCAAAATGGTGGGTTACATTTGAAAAAGATATTTTTATTCAATTGGATAACAATGTAAAATTGAATGTTCTGGATATAGAAGGAGCGAAGTTTGATGAAAAGATAACGATGCCGGAATCTGGAGAAAAAACAATCGTACTGGTATTCCCTCCCATAAATGATAATGTAAAAAAGATTGACTACAATAACGAAGTCTTTGGAATAGCATTGGTAGAAGGAACTAAAAAGGCTGATAAATCTCCCGAAATCCCCGACCATGTTTCAAAATGGATTGATGATGAACTCAAAAAGGCAACTGCCAAACCATTGGCAAATTTCAGTTCTGACCAATTCTTTAATGAATCAACTGGTAGATTGATTGGATATATAAAAGGTTATGATATTCGATTGGGTTTCAAAACAGGAATTATGTACACCCGCAATGACATTACAAATGAAGATTATCCCGTAGTTATTGAAATACATCCTGACGGCCGTTTCGAAGCTGATATTCCGTTAATAAGCCCTTCTTATTCTTATATGGTTATTAAAAGGCAACAAGTGAAATTTTATTTAGAACCCAAACAAACCTTAGTCATGATTTTAGATTGGGATGAATTTTTGTATGCCGATAGAATGCGAAATTCACAACATAATTTCAAGAACATAACCTTTGAAGGGTCTTTGGCAAAAATAAATGAAGACTTGATTGGCTTTAATCCAAAAGCATTTGATTACAAATCATTTAGTAAAAAAATGAAAACCATATCTCCTCAAGCTTTTAAAGAAGAGGAAGCCATCGATCATAAAAAAAACTTGGAAAATTTAGAAACCTATCTAAACAAAAAATCAATATCCGATAAGGCAAAGATTTTAATAAAAAACAAGATTGATTTAGAACATGCCAATCATTTGTTCGATTTTGTCAGCAACAGGGATTATTACGCCAAAGAAGATCTTGCAAATTCAATTTTAAAAATACCCGTAGAAAACGAGTATTTTGATTTTTTGCAAAAAATGGATTTAAATGACCAAAGTTTTTTAGCTTTAGATGATTTTAAGATTTTTGTCAATCGATTGGAGTTTTCAAAGCCTATTTTGGTTTATCCAAAACCTAATGTAACAAATACATTTACACCCGAAAAAACTTTTGAGCAGTATTTAGAAGTCGAAAAAATTGAAATTACTGATAATGATAAAGTATTACTAGAAAGCGCAAAAACCAAGAAATTTGAATCAATGGCAGCTTATGAAGAGTTTCAAAAACAATTTAGCGAGACCTACAAAAATGCATCAAAAGCCTATTCCAAAAAATATGTTGATCCCTTTATTAGTGTGCCAAAACCTGAAAAAGTGACTATGGAAAAGTGGCAATTAAGAGATTCCATTGTTAAAAATGTATTTCACTTGGAAAAAAACCTTGTTTACGAAGTAATAAAAATCAGATCACTCGATTATGATATAAAAAGAAGTGATTCCGAAAATGCACATGCTTATTGGAACGAATTACAAAAAGACATTACACATCCATTCTTAAAAAAAGAAGGCGAAAGAATTGTAAGCAAACAGTATCCAATTAACTCTTTTCAAAACAATCCTTTGACTGACAACTTAAATCGTAAGGTAAATATTAATGCCACGGCACAACAGAACAAATTGCCGGAAGGTAAAGCAACCGAAATTTTTAAAAATATCATAAAAAAACATAAAGGAAAAATATTATTTATTGATTTTTGGGCAACCACTTGTGGCCCTTGTGTGGCTGGTATAAAACGAATGAAAGAAAAGAGAAAGGAATATAAAGACAATAAAGATTTTGAGTTTGTATTCATTACTGACGAAAGCTTGTCTCCACTTGAACCTTACAACAAATTTGTTGGGGAGCAGGAATTGGAAAATATTTACCGATTAGCTTCAGATGATTATAATTATTTACGCCAACTTTTTAAAT